The following are encoded in a window of Methanobacteriales archaeon HGW-Methanobacteriales-1 genomic DNA:
- a CDS encoding transcriptional regulator, producing the protein MTNVKRGHVLQEINELLANNGFETSHIYERSCFDMVARRKLLLLLLKVLVNIDGINGVQAQEIRKISHSFMASPLIVGLKSKSEHLEEDVVYERHGIPVIGLETLKNMIIEGEYPEILADRGGYYVQINGEVLKEVREDYNLSLKDLADLAHVSRETIYKYEHGIVRACPETAMMLEDILNLKITLSIDLFKVPDSLKELNIGKSNESPLNDNKINMNKFQPQKLVELGFGIIPTQKTPFDALAKLETNNKISKNVETPLITNLEKNRKQRTLKKMAITLKDLSLITGSSSVFILDNEKIKESLDGIPVVHGWEMGEIETPAEFLKMIKERKECN; encoded by the coding sequence ATGACTAATGTAAAACGAGGCCACGTCCTTCAAGAAATTAACGAACTTCTAGCCAATAATGGATTTGAAACTTCCCATATTTATGAGAGAAGTTGCTTTGACATGGTTGCTCGAAGAAAGTTATTGCTCTTACTATTAAAAGTTTTAGTTAATATAGATGGAATAAATGGCGTCCAGGCCCAGGAAATAAGAAAGATATCACACAGTTTTATGGCCTCCCCCTTGATTGTAGGCCTTAAATCAAAAAGTGAGCACCTGGAAGAAGATGTGGTGTATGAAAGGCATGGCATACCAGTTATTGGTCTGGAAACCCTTAAAAACATGATTATTGAGGGAGAATATCCTGAAATTCTGGCAGATCGTGGTGGATATTATGTCCAGATAAATGGAGAAGTTTTAAAAGAAGTTCGTGAAGATTATAATCTTTCTCTAAAAGATTTAGCTGATTTGGCCCATGTATCAAGGGAAACCATTTATAAATACGAACATGGAATTGTAAGGGCCTGTCCTGAAACCGCCATGATGTTGGAAGACATTTTGAATCTTAAAATCACCCTTTCTATTGATTTATTTAAGGTCCCAGATTCATTAAAAGAATTAAATATTGGCAAATCAAATGAATCTCCATTGAATGATAATAAAATTAATATGAATAAATTTCAACCTCAAAAACTGGTTGAGTTGGGTTTTGGTATTATTCCCACCCAGAAAACTCCCTTTGATGCTTTGGCCAAACTGGAGACCAATAATAAGATTTCAAAAAATGTTGAAACTCCACTCATAACCAATTTAGAAAAAAATCGAAAACAAAGAACTCTAAAAAAGATGGCCATAACTTTAAAAGATCTTTCACTTATTACCGGATCCAGTTCTGTTTTTATATTAGATAATGAGAAAATTAAGGAATCCTTGGATGGGATACCCGTGGTCCATGGCTGGGAAATGGGAGAAATTGAAACTCCTGCCGAGTTTTTAAAGATGATTAAAGAAAGAAAAGAATGTAATTAA
- a CDS encoding GNAT family N-acetyltransferase: protein MIKYRPEKDMDHDAIFETNQLAFPEDNEARLVDMLRDSESYVNGLSIVAEKDGEVVGHILFTKLIIESQKDDFVALSLAPLAVKPNFQRQGIGSGLIKEGIKNCKSLGYKTIVVVGHPEYYPRFGFSSAREKGLELPFPAPDEAFMVYEIVPGYLDNIQGMVKLAPEFDEFI, encoded by the coding sequence ATGATAAAATATCGTCCAGAAAAAGATATGGATCATGACGCAATTTTTGAAACTAACCAACTCGCATTTCCTGAAGATAATGAGGCTCGTCTGGTTGACATGCTCAGAGATTCTGAAAGCTATGTAAATGGACTTTCTATAGTGGCTGAGAAAGATGGGGAAGTTGTGGGACATATATTATTCACCAAATTAATTATAGAGTCCCAAAAGGATGATTTTGTTGCTCTTTCCCTGGCACCTCTTGCGGTTAAGCCGAATTTTCAGCGACAAGGAATCGGATCTGGTTTAATTAAGGAAGGAATTAAAAATTGTAAATCTTTAGGATATAAAACGATTGTGGTTGTTGGTCATCCTGAGTATTATCCACGATTTGGGTTTTCTTCTGCTCGAGAAAAAGGTTTAGAATTACCATTTCCTGCTCCTGATGAGGCGTTCATGGTCTATGAAATTGTTCCAGGATATTTAGATAATATTCAAGGAATGGTTAAGCTCGCTCCTGAATTTGATGAATTTATCTAA
- a CDS encoding phosphoglycerate dehydrogenase has product MKVIIADSINEKGISDLEEVAEVLVDTSITPEELVKVIKDFNAIVVRSRTKVTREVIENAPKLKIIARAGVGVDNVDVEAATEKGIMVVNAPESTSITVAEQTMGLMLSLSRKISIADKSVKAGKWEKSRFMGLELNNKTLGIIGMGRIGSQVVIRSKAFGMDAMVYDPYISEEVAKDLGVEVVGLETIFKESDVISIHVPLTPETKHIVSTEAFEMMKDSSFIINCARGGIIDEDALYVALTENKIGGAALDVFENEPPEGSPLLGLDNIVVTPHIGASTAEAQRDAALIVANEIIEVFKGGSARNVLNMPVLDSKTYTGLKPYLNLAEKLGSFVVQAAPGNIHEMNVTYCGELADMPKKDILTRTILQGILNPILNEPVNMINAPSIAKRRGLVITEGKRSESEGYRCIIVLHVKTDAGDYLVEGTYVDEPKIIKINNYWVDVKPEGTMFIAKYQDLPGTIGAIGTKLGEYGINIATMQVGRQEVGGEAVMVLKVDQTVPEDVIKEVTKLEHVEDAVSMYL; this is encoded by the coding sequence ATGAAAGTAATCATTGCGGATTCAATTAATGAAAAAGGAATTTCTGATCTTGAAGAAGTTGCTGAAGTATTAGTTGATACCAGCATTACACCAGAAGAACTGGTTAAAGTTATTAAAGATTTCAACGCTATTGTAGTAAGAAGTAGAACTAAAGTAACCCGTGAGGTAATTGAAAACGCCCCAAAGCTCAAGATAATTGCTCGAGCAGGAGTAGGTGTGGACAATGTGGATGTAGAAGCCGCTACAGAAAAGGGAATTATGGTAGTGAATGCTCCAGAATCCACATCTATTACGGTGGCCGAGCAGACCATGGGATTAATGCTTTCCCTATCTAGAAAGATTTCCATTGCGGATAAATCTGTTAAAGCAGGCAAATGGGAAAAAAGTAGATTCATGGGATTAGAACTCAACAACAAAACTCTGGGAATTATTGGTATGGGTCGGATTGGATCTCAAGTTGTTATAAGGTCCAAAGCATTTGGAATGGATGCCATGGTATACGACCCATATATCAGTGAAGAAGTGGCCAAAGACCTGGGAGTAGAAGTAGTGGGCCTGGAAACCATCTTTAAAGAATCAGATGTTATAAGCATTCACGTACCTTTAACCCCTGAAACCAAACATATAGTTTCTACCGAGGCCTTTGAAATGATGAAAGATAGTTCTTTCATAATTAACTGTGCCCGGGGTGGGATAATTGATGAAGACGCCCTTTATGTCGCCTTAACTGAAAACAAAATTGGTGGTGCTGCTCTGGACGTATTTGAAAATGAACCTCCAGAAGGAAGCCCCCTTTTAGGACTGGATAACATTGTAGTTACACCCCACATTGGAGCTTCAACTGCCGAAGCACAGCGAGACGCTGCTTTAATAGTAGCCAATGAGATTATAGAAGTTTTCAAAGGTGGATCAGCTCGAAATGTTTTAAATATGCCTGTTCTTGATTCTAAAACTTACACTGGATTAAAACCTTATCTTAACCTGGCTGAAAAACTGGGAAGTTTTGTAGTACAGGCCGCTCCAGGAAATATACATGAAATGAATGTCACCTATTGCGGCGAACTGGCAGATATGCCTAAAAAGGACATTTTAACCAGAACCATACTCCAGGGGATTTTAAATCCTATTTTGAATGAACCGGTGAATATGATTAATGCTCCATCCATTGCTAAAAGGAGAGGCTTGGTAATTACAGAAGGTAAGCGGTCTGAATCTGAAGGATACCGCTGCATTATTGTATTACATGTTAAAACAGATGCAGGCGATTATCTAGTAGAAGGAACCTATGTTGATGAACCTAAAATAATTAAAATCAACAATTACTGGGTAGATGTCAAACCAGAAGGAACCATGTTCATTGCCAAGTATCAAGATTTACCTGGAACAATCGGTGCCATTGGAACAAAACTGGGCGAATATGGAATAAATATTGCTACCATGCAAGTTGGACGCCAAGAAGTCGGTGGAGAAGCAGTTATGGTACTTAAAGTGGACCAAACCGTTCCTGAAGATGTAATAAAGGAAGTTACTAAACTAGAACATGTTGAAGATGCTGTTTCCATGTATCTTTAA
- a CDS encoding guanylyltransferase, with product MKECEMFSSLKVPCGSKILLRLDGRGFYNLSKQIGLKKPYDSLFRDSMVNTATEIFKEFSPSFIYTFSDEFNILLVDIPFSGRIEKLNSVFASFTANSFYSNLIKNKISPLISQSSENNNNNNNNNNETIIGDLEIEKIFKTLKTISFDCRVIPLSSEMVSEYFKGRQDEAWRNCLNGYIYWTLRDEMNKEKAMKILNGLKADKIHDILFERGINIAEVPSWQRRGVGIYKVDKMVIGYNPLSKESTTSSRRVIKADFDLPRFDNEFFDNFIE from the coding sequence ATGAAAGAATGTGAAATGTTCTCTAGTCTAAAGGTCCCTTGTGGCTCTAAAATATTACTTAGGCTTGATGGAAGAGGTTTTTATAATTTATCAAAACAAATAGGCCTTAAAAAGCCTTACGATTCTCTTTTCCGTGATTCTATGGTGAATACTGCCACTGAAATCTTTAAAGAATTCAGCCCATCATTTATTTACACATTTTCTGATGAATTTAATATATTGCTGGTAGATATTCCATTCTCTGGAAGAATTGAAAAGTTAAATTCAGTTTTTGCCAGTTTCACAGCCAATTCATTTTATTCTAACCTCATTAAAAATAAAATATCTCCATTAATATCCCAAAGTAGCGAGAATAATAATAATAATAATAATAATAATAATGAAACTATAATTGGGGATTTAGAAATAGAAAAAATCTTCAAAACCTTAAAAACGATTTCTTTTGACTGCAGAGTCATCCCGTTATCTTCTGAAATGGTTTCTGAATATTTTAAAGGTCGCCAAGATGAAGCCTGGCGCAACTGCCTCAATGGATATATTTATTGGACTCTTAGGGATGAAATGAATAAAGAAAAGGCAATGAAAATATTAAACGGCCTCAAAGCAGATAAAATCCACGATATCCTTTTTGAAAGGGGAATTAATATTGCAGAAGTTCCTTCATGGCAGCGAAGAGGAGTAGGTATTTATAAAGTTGACAAAATGGTGATTGGTTACAATCCTTTGTCTAAAGAATCAACTACATCTTCAAGAAGAGTGATTAAAGCTGATTTTGACCTTCCTAGATTTGATAATGAATTTTTTGATAATTTCATTGAATAA
- a CDS encoding aspartate dehydrogenase, which translates to MIVGIVGCGAIANIITNYALEGKLGVELKYFYDRDVERAENLASQLDGRAVLKIEDMLDYVDLVIEAAAPQAVAEVVPQILKKGKNVIIMSIGALMDSDVKDNLENLAKENNVKIYAPSGAIVGLDGIKAASIGTIRKATLTTRKPPKSLGIDISEKETLYKGKASEAVKKFPVNINVAAALSIACGMDVDVEIIADPAVDRNVHEVLVEGDFGEFRTTTKNIRCAVNPKTSVLAAYSAIKLLKSLNEHFIVGT; encoded by the coding sequence ATGATTGTTGGAATAGTAGGATGCGGAGCCATAGCTAATATTATTACTAATTATGCTTTGGAAGGAAAACTGGGTGTCGAACTCAAATATTTTTATGACCGAGATGTGGAAAGGGCTGAAAATCTTGCTTCTCAACTGGACGGAAGGGCTGTTTTAAAAATTGAAGATATGCTGGATTATGTGGATCTGGTTATTGAAGCAGCGGCCCCACAAGCTGTGGCTGAGGTCGTTCCTCAAATATTGAAAAAGGGTAAAAATGTTATAATAATGAGTATTGGGGCCTTGATGGATTCTGATGTAAAAGATAATCTTGAAAATCTGGCTAAAGAGAATAATGTAAAGATTTATGCCCCATCCGGTGCCATTGTAGGCTTAGATGGAATCAAAGCAGCATCAATCGGAACCATTAGAAAAGCTACATTGACTACTAGAAAACCACCTAAATCACTGGGAATTGATATATCTGAAAAAGAAACTCTTTACAAGGGTAAAGCATCAGAAGCAGTTAAAAAATTTCCAGTAAACATCAATGTCGCAGCTGCATTAAGTATTGCTTGTGGCATGGATGTGGATGTGGAAATCATAGCCGATCCTGCGGTGGATCGTAATGTTCATGAGGTTCTAGTAGAAGGAGACTTTGGTGAGTTTAGAACCACCACTAAAAATATTCGATGTGCAGTGAATCCTAAAACCAGCGTTCTAGCTGCATATTCTGCTATTAAACTGCTTAAAAGTTTAAATGAACATTTTATTGTAGGAACTTAG
- a CDS encoding photosystem reaction center subunit H, producing MVELSNLYGLDIYTIRGKYVGRVQDVVLNIKKGRVSNLKVRAMSPDKKNVGLKEVIKTSIRMVPEADEIRPLKEEGVMDIAYDRVQAVGDILIITPDLPAEKAPISP from the coding sequence ATGGTCGAATTGTCCAATCTTTATGGTCTAGACATATATACAATTAGGGGAAAGTACGTGGGAAGAGTTCAAGATGTGGTTCTCAACATTAAAAAGGGCAGAGTTTCCAATCTTAAAGTTAGAGCCATGAGCCCAGACAAAAAGAACGTAGGGCTTAAAGAAGTTATAAAAACCAGCATAAGAATGGTTCCAGAAGCTGATGAAATCAGGCCTCTTAAAGAAGAAGGGGTAATGGACATTGCTTATGATCGGGTTCAAGCAGTAGGAGATATATTGATTATAACTCCAGATTTGCCCGCTGAAAAAGCTCCGATTTCTCCATAA
- a CDS encoding tRNA-binding protein, giving the protein MWDTSKDYRLLVAEKSIDLFVRTVDGKSFKGHWKKRPAIDTAKEISRELQAVAYSYMEPEDLLESPHIATIKEKTAKIEEFLGGTDWNKKFLDLATKDEKEKTEESITKVKFFLNTFLGLEKRISLGPINDPIIGIDIVVGEIMSAGKHPQADSLMICNVNLGDKAITVVTNDMEVKENNRVAISMLPPSTFMGISSEGMFLGAGEGILKDVEGELGQMPHGIPLEALNETRNLIESFLKN; this is encoded by the coding sequence ATGTGGGACACCAGCAAAGATTACCGATTATTAGTCGCAGAAAAATCTATTGATCTTTTTGTAAGAACTGTCGACGGCAAAAGTTTTAAAGGGCACTGGAAAAAGAGACCGGCCATAGATACGGCAAAGGAAATAAGTAGAGAACTTCAAGCTGTTGCTTATTCATACATGGAACCAGAAGACCTACTAGAATCTCCACATATAGCAACTATCAAAGAAAAAACTGCTAAAATTGAGGAATTTCTAGGTGGGACAGACTGGAATAAAAAGTTTCTAGATCTGGCCACCAAAGATGAAAAGGAAAAAACAGAAGAAAGCATAACTAAGGTCAAATTTTTCTTGAATACTTTTTTAGGTCTGGAAAAACGGATTTCATTAGGCCCCATAAATGATCCAATCATTGGAATCGATATTGTTGTGGGAGAAATAATGAGTGCGGGTAAACATCCTCAGGCAGATAGCTTGATGATTTGTAACGTCAATCTAGGGGATAAGGCCATTACGGTAGTTACCAATGATATGGAAGTAAAAGAAAACAATCGTGTAGCCATTTCCATGCTTCCACCTAGCACATTCATGGGAATAAGCAGCGAAGGAATGTTTTTAGGTGCGGGTGAAGGTATTTTAAAAGATGTTGAAGGAGAATTAGGACAAATGCCTCATGGAATACCACTTGAAGCTTTAAATGAAACCCGAAACCTGATAGAATCTTTCCTGAAAAATTAA
- a CDS encoding lactaldehyde dehydrogenase yields the protein MKMLINGNFVDSKEKIDVINPFNQDLIDQVPAGTPEDVKKAINSAYVTKNELKNFSARKISEALYDCAADLSNDLEEFARLISMETGKPINAARDEVKRSIDTIKLSSEESKRIYGETVPVDAGIGGKGFMAFTLKIPLGVVGAITPFNYPLNLAIHKIAPALAAKNTVVLKPSALAPLTALKMAEIINYHFPDGSLNVVTGRGSIIGDELVKSEKIDKISFTGSVETGRMISQRAVMKKITLELGGNDPLIVLEDADIEKAVKATIRGSYLYTGQVCIAVKRLIVDELVADDFVEMLLKETRKLKMGDPLSTKTDIGPLINENAAKVVERIVSNSLKEGAELLLGGTRNGNFFEPTVLDQVTSNMKVVQDETFGPISPIIRVNGIYDAINVANDTKYGLQASIFTENIHHALKAVQEIEAGSVMVNKQSTFRTDNMPFGGFKMSGMGKEGVKYAVEDMTRTKLAVLNTR from the coding sequence ATGAAAATGTTGATTAATGGGAATTTTGTTGATTCCAAAGAAAAAATTGATGTGATTAATCCTTTTAACCAGGATTTAATTGATCAAGTTCCAGCTGGAACTCCAGAAGACGTTAAAAAAGCTATTAATTCTGCTTATGTTACGAAAAACGAATTAAAAAATTTTTCTGCCCGAAAGATTTCTGAAGCGTTATATGATTGTGCTGCGGATTTGTCTAATGATTTAGAAGAATTTGCAAGATTAATATCTATGGAAACTGGTAAACCTATTAATGCTGCTCGTGATGAGGTTAAGCGGTCTATAGATACAATTAAGTTGTCTTCTGAGGAATCTAAACGTATATATGGGGAAACTGTGCCTGTTGATGCAGGTATTGGTGGTAAAGGATTCATGGCATTCACCTTAAAAATTCCTCTGGGAGTGGTAGGCGCCATTACTCCCTTTAACTATCCTTTGAATCTAGCTATTCATAAAATTGCACCGGCTCTTGCTGCTAAAAATACAGTTGTTTTAAAGCCATCGGCACTGGCACCTTTAACTGCTTTGAAGATGGCTGAAATCATAAATTACCATTTTCCAGATGGTTCATTAAATGTGGTAACTGGCCGAGGAAGTATAATTGGGGATGAATTAGTTAAAAGCGAAAAAATTGATAAAATTTCATTCACTGGAAGTGTAGAAACTGGAAGAATGATTTCCCAAAGAGCAGTAATGAAAAAAATCACACTGGAACTGGGAGGTAATGACCCGTTAATTGTTTTAGAAGATGCTGATATTGAAAAAGCAGTAAAAGCTACAATACGTGGTTCATATCTTTACACGGGCCAGGTTTGCATTGCTGTTAAACGTTTAATAGTTGATGAATTAGTTGCTGATGATTTTGTGGAGATGCTCCTTAAAGAAACTAGAAAGCTTAAAATGGGAGATCCATTAAGTACTAAAACTGATATAGGGCCGCTAATTAATGAAAATGCAGCAAAAGTTGTTGAAAGAATTGTTTCAAATTCTCTAAAAGAGGGAGCAGAACTTTTACTGGGCGGAACTCGGAATGGGAACTTTTTTGAACCTACAGTTCTGGATCAAGTTACCTCTAATATGAAAGTGGTCCAGGATGAAACATTTGGGCCTATTTCACCTATAATTCGTGTAAATGGTATTTATGATGCCATTAATGTGGCCAATGATACTAAATATGGACTGCAGGCCAGTATATTCACTGAAAATATCCACCATGCTTTGAAAGCGGTTCAAGAAATTGAAGCGGGTTCGGTCATGGTTAATAAACAATCAACTTTTAGAACAGACAACATGCCGTTTGGTGGCTTTAAAATGAGTGGTATGGGTAAAGAAGGAGTAAAATATGCTGTGGAAGATATGACTCGAACTAAGCTAGCTGTTTTGAATACGAGATAA
- a CDS encoding class III signal peptide-containing protein: MKIIMDEKAQGSAELILLFGGIIVIAIVAAVYYKNYLGGLGSEIGNNDLNKLTNSINALNKKF; the protein is encoded by the coding sequence ATGAAAATTATCATGGATGAGAAGGCACAGGGATCTGCAGAGTTAATTTTACTCTTCGGTGGAATAATTGTAATAGCTATTGTGGCGGCTGTTTACTACAAAAACTATTTAGGTGGTTTAGGCAGTGAAATAGGTAATAATGATCTTAATAAGCTCACTAACTCCATTAATGCTCTTAATAAGAAATTTTAG
- a CDS encoding type II secretion system protein F: MAIIPQALAPVSNIVDNIVPDKFQIRIQETLIRSGMYVKSADMITLAIMASIFLVIIAVGLAFFAGIDPLLSGFVAFFIPPALIGGYIFMMMERRVDAIEQTTPDFLRQIASLLRAGVGLETALEDVSKHGGGPLNDELKRAVIEIKIGRTFDDAILSMGERLQSKNLDRTFRMILEGRRAGGSLSDVIETVAEDLRAVLALQRERKANVMMSVMFLIIAAVVAAPFALGMITVYSSFIQSLGKVNPLLDASIIASTGYIIIHSIIAGLLIGIIMYGSARKGVKFAVPLVIASYGIFYVVGKFAYIIVGF, encoded by the coding sequence TTGGCCATTATTCCTCAAGCATTAGCACCAGTTTCTAATATTGTTGACAACATAGTTCCGGATAAGTTTCAAATTAGAATTCAAGAAACTTTAATCAGAAGTGGTATGTATGTTAAATCAGCAGATATGATTACATTGGCCATTATGGCAAGTATTTTTCTGGTAATAATTGCTGTTGGTTTAGCTTTTTTTGCTGGTATTGATCCACTCCTATCTGGATTTGTCGCGTTTTTTATCCCACCGGCTTTGATTGGGGGTTACATATTCATGATGATGGAACGTCGGGTTGATGCCATTGAACAGACAACTCCTGACTTTTTAAGGCAAATTGCATCGCTCTTAAGGGCGGGTGTTGGATTAGAAACTGCTTTGGAAGATGTATCTAAACACGGTGGGGGTCCACTCAATGATGAGCTTAAGAGAGCAGTTATTGAGATAAAAATTGGACGTACATTTGATGATGCTATTTTATCCATGGGTGAACGATTACAATCTAAAAACTTAGATCGAACTTTTAGAATGATATTGGAAGGTAGAAGAGCAGGAGGTAGCCTATCTGATGTTATTGAGACTGTTGCAGAGGATTTAAGGGCTGTTTTAGCACTTCAAAGGGAAAGAAAAGCCAATGTAATGATGTCAGTAATGTTTTTAATCATTGCTGCAGTAGTTGCTGCTCCTTTTGCTTTAGGCATGATAACGGTTTATTCCAGTTTCATACAATCCTTAGGTAAAGTTAATCCATTATTAGATGCTTCAATTATTGCATCAACAGGATATATCATTATTCACTCTATTATTGCAGGATTATTGATAGGTATTATTATGTATGGTAGTGCTCGTAAAGGAGTTAAATTTGCCGTACCTTTAGTTATAGCTTCTTATGGTATATTTTATGTTGTAGGAAAATTCGCATATATTATTGTCGGATTTTAA
- a CDS encoding aminopeptidase, protein MDFDIIKHKMELENIQTLLFLKNENITYLSGFKPSSFSMVVFKEEPILLASKMDLEEANIFSKIPVEEFKSFKEIKELLMSDGIKKVGLESSVPLGVCKNLRGDWKIVISDIINQLRMIKTHQEVKYVEKAINIAETSIKSLKLQGKEWEVANQLNHHMKFNGSQKEAFDTIIASGARSSLPHAEPSENKVEDNVLIDWGAKWNGYCSDCTRTSVSTEKQEEIREIVLESQKAGINAIAPGVLASEVDKIVRDIISDYGYGKNFIHSTGHGVGLEVHEEPSLSLKSDLKLEKNMIVTVEPGIYFEGEFGVRIEDMVLVKNNPKILTKLPSKFNFE, encoded by the coding sequence ATGGATTTTGATATTATTAAGCATAAAATGGAATTGGAAAATATTCAAACTTTATTATTTTTAAAAAATGAGAATATTACCTATTTGTCTGGTTTCAAGCCTTCCAGTTTTTCAATGGTTGTTTTTAAAGAAGAACCTATTCTTTTAGCATCAAAAATGGACTTAGAAGAAGCAAATATTTTTTCTAAAATTCCTGTAGAAGAATTCAAGTCTTTTAAAGAAATTAAAGAACTTTTAATGAGTGATGGAATTAAAAAAGTTGGCTTGGAAAGTTCTGTTCCTTTAGGAGTCTGTAAAAATCTTAGAGGAGATTGGAAAATTGTCATCAGTGATATTATTAACCAATTAAGGATGATTAAAACCCATCAAGAAGTTAAATATGTTGAAAAGGCCATAAACATCGCTGAAACCTCTATAAAATCATTAAAATTACAAGGAAAAGAATGGGAAGTTGCCAATCAACTTAATCATCATATGAAATTCAATGGTTCTCAAAAAGAGGCATTTGACACAATAATTGCATCTGGAGCTAGATCTAGCCTTCCTCATGCAGAACCTTCTGAAAATAAAGTTGAAGATAATGTTTTAATTGATTGGGGGGCTAAGTGGAATGGTTACTGTTCAGACTGTACTCGAACATCGGTTTCTACAGAAAAACAAGAAGAAATTAGGGAAATTGTTTTAGAATCTCAAAAAGCAGGTATAAATGCAATTGCTCCAGGTGTACTGGCTTCAGAAGTAGATAAAATAGTTAGGGATATAATTTCTGACTATGGATATGGTAAAAATTTTATTCATTCCACAGGCCATGGCGTGGGATTAGAAGTTCATGAAGAACCTTCTTTATCATTAAAGAGTGATTTAAAGTTAGAAAAAAATATGATCGTTACTGTAGAGCCCGGAATATATTTTGAAGGTGAATTTGGAGTTAGAATTGAGGACATGGTTCTGGTAAAGAACAATCCTAAAATATTAACTAAATTGCCAAGTAAATTTAATTTTGAGTGA
- a CDS encoding HIT domain-containing protein — MNECEYCAIDGFYGKKVQETEYWIVFLAPSQRYLGTCVVSLKRQCRDLMELNVDEWVEFGKIVKTMEKALDDTLNPSLFNWSCFKNAAFRAKNPKPEIHWHFIPRYKDSVEYQGITFKDPDFGHIPQPIALEIPSEVMDDLFDLIKSAMDKYSI; from the coding sequence ATGAATGAATGTGAATATTGTGCAATTGACGGATTTTATGGCAAAAAAGTCCAAGAAACTGAATACTGGATAGTTTTTTTAGCTCCCAGTCAGCGATACTTAGGTACTTGTGTTGTCTCACTTAAAAGACAGTGTAGGGATTTAATGGAGTTAAATGTTGATGAATGGGTAGAATTTGGAAAAATAGTTAAAACAATGGAAAAAGCACTTGATGACACGTTAAATCCGTCTTTATTTAATTGGAGCTGCTTTAAAAATGCTGCTTTCAGAGCAAAAAATCCCAAACCAGAAATTCACTGGCATTTCATTCCCCGATATAAAGATTCAGTAGAATATCAGGGAATTACTTTTAAAGATCCTGATTTTGGACATATACCTCAGCCTATTGCTCTTGAAATCCCTTCCGAGGTTATGGATGATTTATTTGATTTAATAAAATCTGCTATGGATAAATATTCCATTTAA